From the Cryptomeria japonica chromosome 2, Sugi_1.0, whole genome shotgun sequence genome, one window contains:
- the LOC131065952 gene encoding uncharacterized protein LOC131065952 isoform X1, with translation MTTSKNLISCGEFFQWAVRKRMGWVKQQVKKNEKIMENKSTICLDRLAAAGIIPCSPQEQCHQIPCSPQEQCHQIQSALDKKIALPSNNSFHSLPPPTERSTSSQHRTSHIMCTRNGNNTERRNTMQDNKPLYLETFVRPKLSLSLSFREKEEDFLAIKSSKLPLRPKKRLKCIHKAIHDVSPGCWLSDISQERYEVRENKSTKKRPRGLKAIERVGGDLE, from the exons ATGACAACATCAAAGAACCTAATTTCTTGTGGTGAATTTTTTCAATGGGCTGTCCGCAAGCGCATGGGATGGGTGAAGCAACAAGTAAAGAAGAACGAGAAGATTATGGAGAACAAATCCACCATTTGTTTGGACAGACTTGCTGCAGCAGGAATAATCCCCTGTTCCCCACAAGAACAGTGCCATCAAATCCCTTGTTCCCCACAAGAACAGTGTCATCAAATCCAGTCAGCCCTTGATAAAAAGATAGCACTGCCCTCCAATAACAGCTTTCATTCCCTGCCACCACCTACTGAAAGAAGTACTAGTTCACAGCATCGGACTAGTCATATAATGTGCACCAGGAACGGCAATAATACAGAGAGAAGGAACACAATGCAAGACAACAAGCCCTTGTATCTGGAGACTTTTGTTAGGCCAAAATTGAGCCTAAGCCTATCCTtcagagagaaagaggaagatttCCTGGCAATAAAGAGCTCAAAGTTGCCATTGAGGCCCAAAAAGCGTCTCAAGTGTATCCACAAGGCAATACAT GATGTTAGTCCTGGTTGTTGGCTTAGTGACATTTCTCAAGAACGGTATGAAGTCAGGGAAAATAAATCCACAAAAAAG AGACCAAGGGGTTTGAAAGCTATTGAAAGAGTAGGTGGTGACTTGGAATAA
- the LOC131065952 gene encoding uncharacterized protein LOC131065952 isoform X2 produces the protein MGWVKQQVKKNEKIMENKSTICLDRLAAAGIIPCSPQEQCHQIPCSPQEQCHQIQSALDKKIALPSNNSFHSLPPPTERSTSSQHRTSHIMCTRNGNNTERRNTMQDNKPLYLETFVRPKLSLSLSFREKEEDFLAIKSSKLPLRPKKRLKCIHKAIHDVSPGCWLSDISQERYEVRENKSTKKRPRGLKAIERVGGDLE, from the exons ATGGGATGGGTGAAGCAACAAGTAAAGAAGAACGAGAAGATTATGGAGAACAAATCCACCATTTGTTTGGACAGACTTGCTGCAGCAGGAATAATCCCCTGTTCCCCACAAGAACAGTGCCATCAAATCCCTTGTTCCCCACAAGAACAGTGTCATCAAATCCAGTCAGCCCTTGATAAAAAGATAGCACTGCCCTCCAATAACAGCTTTCATTCCCTGCCACCACCTACTGAAAGAAGTACTAGTTCACAGCATCGGACTAGTCATATAATGTGCACCAGGAACGGCAATAATACAGAGAGAAGGAACACAATGCAAGACAACAAGCCCTTGTATCTGGAGACTTTTGTTAGGCCAAAATTGAGCCTAAGCCTATCCTtcagagagaaagaggaagatttCCTGGCAATAAAGAGCTCAAAGTTGCCATTGAGGCCCAAAAAGCGTCTCAAGTGTATCCACAAGGCAATACAT GATGTTAGTCCTGGTTGTTGGCTTAGTGACATTTCTCAAGAACGGTATGAAGTCAGGGAAAATAAATCCACAAAAAAG AGACCAAGGGGTTTGAAAGCTATTGAAAGAGTAGGTGGTGACTTGGAATAA